The DNA region CTGCGCCAGGCGGCTGGCCGCCAGCGCCAGCAGTTCGATCGCGGCGTGGAAGCACACGACCACGAGGCCTGTACAGATCCCGATCAGGACCGCCAGCACCAGGAAGCGCTGAGCCTCGGTGAGCAGGGCCCCGCGCCCGACGTCTGGACGCGCATCTCTCACGACGCGAGCCCCGCTCCGAGCTGCTGCAGCAGGAGGCCGGCGGCGTCGTCCTTCGCTGGCGCCGGACACTGCTGTGCCACGCTCGAGGCCGCCGCGGCGAGCAAGGCCCGGCCGACCTCCACGTCTGCCGAACGCCTGGTGACCCACCGGTCAACGGCCGGCAGGATGGTCGGTGATGCGGCGGTGGCCGAGGGTGGCGCGCACGCGACGAGCCGGCTGCGGGCTTCGATCAGCAGGTGCCGGATGCGGTCACGCCGGGCAGACGAGGAGATGCGTGGTTGATCGGGGTCGAGCGACAGGATTCGGGCACTCAGGCGATGGAGCCTGGCCGCCGCTCGATCGCCGGGGTCACGCGCGAGGGCGCGCCCCGCCGCGGCGTAGGCGTCGATGAGATGTCCGCGCGCAAACTCCGCTTCAGCGAGCAGGCTCACGCCGGCTCCGGGGTCGGCAAACCGCTCGACCAGCGTCCTGAGCAGCCGGGCGGCATCGTCGGCGAAGCCGGCCTCGAGCAGTTCTCGGCCAGCCTGCAGCTGCAGGGCCCGGTCGCCCGGGAAGGCGCCTGACAGTTCGAGCAACGCCGCACGGAGTCGCTCGCGTCGGCCTGCGTCGCGGAACAGCGAGACCAGTTCGAGCCGGGGTTGCACGCGCAGGCCCTGCTGGCCACTGCGCCAGCGCCCGTAGATGGCCCGGTAGTAGGCCGCTTCCGCGCCATCGTCATCGCCCGTGCGACGGAGCAGGCGCGCGAGCACGAGGTTGGCCTCGCCGTTCACGGGATCGGCGGCCAGGACATCCTTCACGTAGGGCAGCGCCTCCTGCGGCCGATCGAGTCCGGCCAGCGCCTTGCCCAGGGTCAACCGGAGTGCCGGGTCGTCGGGTTCCAGAGCCACGGCCTGTCGCAGCAGGTACGCCGCCTCGCCATGCCGCCCCTGCTCGAGCGCGATCGATCCCTCGGCGCCGAGCTGGGTACTGCGACGATGACGCTGCTGGTGGGCAGCGCCGGAGAGCGCGCCGGCCGCGAGCCACAGCCCGACCAGAATCGCGGCAAGCCCGGCATACGCCCGGACGTCGATCGGTGCGCCGCGGACCGGCGCGGCATCGGCCACATCGGCCCCGTGGTCGGGTGAGTCGTGGACCACCATGGACGGACACGCGCGGCGGCTGCGTTCGCCGCTCGCGTGTGGGTCAGGATACCAGTGACTTGCTTTGAGCAGCAACGAATGAGACCGCCATGGCCCCGGGCACCCGACGCCTGCGCCAGGCGCGTGACGCGCAGGCGACGCCGCGACGCCAATCTGACGATATCGTGACGGGGGCAAGCCGCCGTCGACATGCCTGCGGGCTCCACCTCGACCCTTCATTCAGGTGATGGAGATGTCGCGCTCGCCGCGCAGCACGCGTCCGAGCACCGCCGCCAGGACTCGGGGATGACAGGGCTTGGCGACGAAGGCGGCGCACCCGAGCCCGAAGGCCCGATGCCGGAATCGTCCGTCGTGCGCGACCCAGCCGGTCAGCACGACCACCGGGGGATGTGGGCCGTCCGGAACGAGACGCAACCAGTCGTCCCAGTGCGTGGCCGGCGTCAGGTCGACGAGAATCACATCGGCTCCCTGCGCCTCGAGGCGGGCACGCGCCTCGGTGGGTGATCCGGAGCAGGAAGTGACGAGGTCGGACGTGCGCGCGAACCACTGCACGTACAGGTGGCGCGCGTCGTGATCGGCGGAAAGGAGGAGGAGCCGGGCCCGAGGCATGCACGGGAGCGGTGCACATCCCGCGCCGAGTCCACACCGCGCGGCCCTCGATCAGCTCAGTTCCTGATCCAGACACGCGGCCAGTCGAGCGAGGAAGCGGCGCGTAGCGATCCGGTGTGCCCTCGGGGACTGCGCGAGCGCGGCGGCAACGGCGCCCTCGACCGTCTGGCGGACGTTGCGACTGACACGCTGCCCCTGTCGCGTCAGAGTGAGCGTGGTCCGTCGCCGGTCCTCGGCGGCCGGCTGGCGCGTCAGCAACTGCTGCGCCTCGAGGCGGCGGAGCACGCCCGTCAACGTGCTCGGATGCAGGTGGAGGGTGGCCGCGAGGTCACCGGCGGAGATGCCGGGGAACAGGCCGATGAGGCGCAACACCAGGCGTTGCGGACCGGTGACCCCGCCATGGGCTGCCATCTGTTTCGACAGGCGCTCCATCCGGTGCACGACGGCCCAGAGTCCTTCCATGAAGGCGAGAACGTCGGGCAGGTCGGAAGAGCGCGTCGTGCGCGGCATGGCCGGGATGATACGCCACGATCGTCAGGGGACGGCCCGCGCCCACGTGGTGAGCAGGCTCCGCAGGACGCGGTGCACGGCCGGCACGTCGTCGAGGCGGTAACGGGCCGCGGTCGCGCCGGGGCCGACCTTGACGGTGATGCCGTCGGGCAGCGCCTGGAAGAGGTCCTCGTCGGTCCGGTCATCGCCGACGGCGATCACCTGCCGCGTCGGGCCGTGACGCCGCCGCACGTGTCGCGCTGCCGCCGCCTTGCTCACCCCACGGAGCCGGATCTCCACCACCTTCTTGCCCTCGACCACTTCCAGGGGCTGGTTGCTCAGGGCGTCACCGAGGACCAGCCGCAGCT from Luteitalea sp. TBR-22 includes:
- a CDS encoding two-component system response regulator gives rise to the protein MPRARLLLLSADHDARHLYVQWFARTSDLVTSCSGSPTEARARLEAQGADVILVDLTPATHWDDWLRLVPDGPHPPVVVLTGWVAHDGRFRHRAFGLGCAAFVAKPCHPRVLAAVLGRVLRGERDISIT
- a CDS encoding tetratricopeptide repeat protein, with translation MVVHDSPDHGADVADAAPVRGAPIDVRAYAGLAAILVGLWLAAGALSGAAHQQRHRRSTQLGAEGSIALEQGRHGEAAYLLRQAVALEPDDPALRLTLGKALAGLDRPQEALPYVKDVLAADPVNGEANLVLARLLRRTGDDDGAEAAYYRAIYGRWRSGQQGLRVQPRLELVSLFRDAGRRERLRAALLELSGAFPGDRALQLQAGRELLEAGFADDAARLLRTLVERFADPGAGVSLLAEAEFARGHLIDAYAAAGRALARDPGDRAAARLHRLSARILSLDPDQPRISSSARRDRIRHLLIEARSRLVACAPPSATAASPTILPAVDRWVTRRSADVEVGRALLAAAASSVAQQCPAPAKDDAAGLLLQQLGAGLAS
- a CDS encoding MarR family winged helix-turn-helix transcriptional regulator, whose translation is MPRTTRSSDLPDVLAFMEGLWAVVHRMERLSKQMAAHGGVTGPQRLVLRLIGLFPGISAGDLAATLHLHPSTLTGVLRRLEAQQLLTRQPAAEDRRRTTLTLTRQGQRVSRNVRQTVEGAVAAALAQSPRAHRIATRRFLARLAACLDQELS